The sequence AACATACTTCGACCAGTCCCAGTCATCAAAACTAACTAGGCCAACATCTTCGGGAAAACGGATACCAGCAGAATGGAAAATATCAAGGATCGAGAAAAGCACCGGTCCCATCAGCGAAATTACAGCAGTCCGACCGCGCAAGCCTCTAATTGCCTTTAGTAGCTCACGATGAAGCCACTCGCTGCTATGCCCCTGCGTTTCAAGATCATAGTACAGCAAGCCGAAGTCTTCAGCAGCCATTTTGAGCCCGGCAATCCGGGGAATCTGTCCTGAGGCTTGGGCAAAGTGGGCACTGACCGCCAAGATGTTTTGATAGCCACGCTGTTTAAAAACCCGGCCCAGCTGATAACAGGCATCCTGGTTGGCACTTGTTACTTTCCCGATGTCATCAGGTTGATCTTTAACTTCTCGGTCAACCAGCACCAGGGGAACATCCCGACGCCGACATTCGGCGAATGAGTCATAGTTGATTGAATCAGGTTGAACAATAATTCCGTCAGCCCGCAGTTCAAATAGGCGTTGCAACGATCGTTGTTCGACGTCTAGCATGTTGTTAGTATTCATCATCACAATGTCGTAGCCCGCCGGTTTCAAAACATCATCAATTCCCTTTGCCAGCAAGCAGGAGAAGGTGTTGGAAACATCCCCTACTAGAAGCCCGACGACATAGCTGTTGCTTTGACGCAGTTGCCGGGCAGACGCAGTCGGAACGTAATTCAATTCCTTAATTGTCTGGGCAATTTTTGCCTTTGTCTTGTCGCTCATCTTCGAATATTTGCCATTGAGATAGCGCGAAACGGTGGTTTGGGAAACACCGGCCGTTTTGGCAACTTGTGAGATCGTTGCTCGTTTCACTGCTTTTCCACTTCCCATAATTAAGATAACAATTTATTATACCAGCTATCTTAGCAGGTAACCGCCATCAACTGGAATTGTTACTCCGGTAATATAATTGGCAGCGTCACTAGCCAGGAAAACGGCCACTCCCATCAGTTCAGACGGGTCGGCCCAGTGCCCGGCTGGAATGTGCTCCAGAATCTCTTTACTCCGAACGGGGTCTTCTTGCAGCGCCTTTGTCATCGGGGTGTTGATATAGCCCGGCGCGATTGCATTGACTTGGATGTTTTCCGGTGCTAATGCATCAGCGTATGCTTTTGTCAAGCCAACGATTCCGTGTTTGCTGGCCGTATATGGAAAGATAAACTTACCGGCCCGATACGACTGCATGGAGCCAATGTTAATGATTTTCCCCGAGTGCTGCTTGGCCATTTCTTTGGCAACCGCGTGCGATAGGTAATAAACCGCGTTTAAATTCAAATTGATCACTTTGCGCCAGTCAGCATCCTGAAAATCCCGCCAGTTATTGCGCAGCTGCATTCCGGCATTATTAACCAGGATGTCAATACTGCCCAGTTGCTCTAGCGCTGCGGCAACGATTTTGTCCGCGGCACCGTCTGCGGTCACATCTTGCGAAAGAAAACTGGCCTTACCGTCATGCTGATCCGCGAATTTGCGAATTTGGTCCCAGCCTTTCTCAGTGCGACTAACAACCATAACATTAGCACCGACCGTCAGCATCGCCTTAGTGTAGTACTCACCAAGGCCCGTTGCCCCACCGGTAATAATTGCGTTCTTCCCTTTCAAGGAAAAGCTATTCAAACTAAACATCACGACATCTCCCATCCTGAAATGACAACTATGCTAAGAACAGTGACATTGCGTAAACAGAGGCCAAACCAGCTAAGGCAAGGACCGAGGTCAGAGTTGACCAAGAAAGCAGCGTTTCCTTCAGGGACAGGCCGAAGTATTCCTTGATCATCCAGAAGCCGGCATCGTTTACGTGGTCACAGAAGACGGAACCGGCACCGATTGCCAGCACCATCAAGGCGGCCATCGCGGACTGAGAGCCAAATTGCTGTGCCATTGGGGCAATCAATCCGGCAGCAGTCATTGAAGCAACCGTCGATGAACCCAGGGCAACCCGCAGCACGGCAGTAATCAACCAAGCGGCCAGGATTGGCGACATGTTGGTGTGAGCAAAAAGCGTGGAAACATAGGTGGAAACACCACCGGCAACCAGGACCTGCTTGAAGGCCCCACCACCACCAATGATCAGCAGCATTGGTGCGATGTTCTTAACTGAGGTCGTCAGTGAATTGTTAATTTCTTTAATCGTCTTATTCCGGTGAACACCCATCGTAAACATGGAGAAGATCAGGGAAATCAGCATTGCGGCATCGGGAGCCCCAACAAATTGAATAAATTCGTTTACTGGGTTGCTCTTCGGCAGTACGAATGAGCAAATTGTGGCAACAGCAATCAGAATAACAGGCATCATGGCAGTCAGAACGGAAATACCAAAGCCTGGGGTGTCTTCCAACTTAAATTCCTTGTATTCTCCAAGGACGGAGATGTCAACGTCCTTCCGGTAAACGCGTGGGTAAACCTTTTGCAGAACCCAGTTGAAGACTGGCCCGGCAATGATAATCGTTGGAATTGCAGCAATGATTCCAAGCAGGAGAACGTGACCCAGGTTAGCATCGAGCATTCCAGCAACCGCCGTCGGAGCCGGGTGTGGTGGCAAGAAGGCGTGGGCAACATTCAACGTAGCAGCCATTGGAATACCAAGGTAGAGCAGTGGCATGTCCAGTTCCCGGGCAATGATAAAGATGATTGGCAAAACAACGACCAGCCCAACCTCAAAGAAGAGGGCCAAACCAATGATAAAGGAAGCCAGAATAACGGCAAGCTGAATCCAACGGCGACCGAACTTCTGAATCAAAGTCGTTGCAATCCGGTAACCACCACCGGCATCGGAAACCAGGGCGCCAAGCATTGAACCAAAACCAAAAATAATTGCTAAGTGGCCGAGCTGGCTGCCGATCCCGGCTTCAATTGCTGTTGGGATTTTAGCAATCGGCACTTTTAAGAGGAGTGCAATCAGGAACGACGTGACAACTAATGAAACAAAGGTGTTTAACTTTAATTTAACAATCAAGAAAATCAGAAAGATAACACCAATTAGAACGATAAGTAATGGCATTTTGTTTGCTCCTTTCCTACTTGTCTTCTGTCATTTGCTGAAGATCGGCAATTTTGGCATATGCCGGGGACATTAAATCAGCAATCTGTTCAAACACTGGTTGATATTTCTGGTAGACGGAAACGGCAGCCGCCTGTGGCTTGTAAACTTCCTCTTTGCCAATGAATTTTTGAACGGCGTCAAGGCTATCAATCATCCCGAGGCTCTTCATCGCCATCGTAATGGCACCTAAACAGCCCGACTCAAATGCATCGGGAATCTCAACCTGGCAATTCAAAATATTTGCCAGCATTTGCTTCCAGACTTTTGACTTGGCAAAGCCGCCGGTCGCAGTCACACTCTTCGGTTCACCCACCAGGTTCGTGACCGCCTTGTAGACGCTATGGATGTTCATATTGATTCCTTCCATCACCGCCCGCAGCATATCGGTCCGAGTATGGAGATTATTAAGTCCGCAAAAGCTGCCGCGTGCATTGGCATCCCACAACGGCGCGCGTTCACCACCGAGGTATGGGTTGAAAATCAATCCATGAGCACCAGCCGGAACATCAGCAATGACCTGATTGGCAAGCGTATACGGATCGATTCCCTCATTCTTGACGGCACTAGCGTCAACGAAATGCTCAACTGCCCACTGGAAAACCGCCCCACCGTTATTCAGCGGTCCACCAACTAACCACAGTCCGTTATCAATTGCGTAACAGAATAGCCGTTGCTGCGGATCGATTACTGGTTGGTCAGTGGCAACCCGGACAGCGGCGGACGTCCCAATTGTGATTGCCACCGTATTTTTCCTCGTAGCACCAACACCGAGATTTGATAGGGCCCCGTCAAATGCCCCGTAGACGAACGGGGTGTCTCGAGGAATCCCCATCGCTTCTTGGGCCTGAGCGGTCAAGCCAATTTCTTGAGCCGTTCCGCTGACGATCTCTGGCAGCTCTTCAGCCGAGACCTTTGCCAAGGCCAACGCCTGTTCATCCCAGCTGCCAGTATTGATGTTCAGCATTCCAGTACAAGAAGCAATCGAAACATCGACCTTGAAAACACCGAAGAGCTGATAAAACAGGTACGATTTAATATCGGCAACGTACTTTGTTTGCGCCCAGATTGCCGGCTTTGCTTTTTGCAGCCACATTAACTTAGTCAACGGTGACATCGGGTGAATCGGTGTCCCTGTCTTAACGTAAATCTGCTTGCCTTCCGGTGAACGCCGCAGATTAGCCGCAATTGTTTTTGCTCGGGTATCCGCCCAGGTCAGTGCCCGGGTCAGTGGCTGGTGATGCTCATCCAGCAAGATCACACTTTGGTTAGCGCTCGAGAAGGAAACCGCTAACAATTTTCCATTTGTTAAATCTGCCTGAGCAGCGACATCATGAATGACCTTCTCGACCGCAGCAACCAGCTGATCAGGGTTTTGTTCCGCCATTCCGAGCGGGTCACGGTATAGGGGATAGCCCTGCTTGGCCTGCCCAAGAACCGTTGCCTGTTCATCGTACAGAACAGCCTTGGTGCTGGTAGTTCCTACGTCGACTCCAATTAAGTAATTCACATCTAACCCACCTTTATATGCATTCTAATAGTTTTGAAAGCGTTTTTGTTTATCGATACACCAAGTATAATATATCTAGTTGATAGCGCTGTCAATAGTTTTAGAAAAATAATGAAATCGATTCCCTAAATAAACAAAATAAAAATGAAAAAGCCCCCGTTCGCTGTAATAAAACGAACGAGAGCTTCTTCATTTTACTTAGTTGTTTGACGCTTAATCAGGTGGGTCCCGACAACGGTCTTGCACGGGTCGTTATCCGGATTCTGCAGACGCTTGATCATCATGTCCACGGCGGCATGAGCCATCTCATCGGTGGCAACATGCACGGCCGACATGCTTGGGTAGACGTACTTGACCAGAGCCGTGTCGTTGAAACTGATCAGTGCCAGCCGGTCGGGGATCTCAATTTTGGCTTCCTGAACCGCCTTAAGGGCCCCAACCGCCATCGGATCATTAGCAATAAAGATCCCATGGGGCAGGCGATCACCAAGCTTGGCAATTGCCTCCTTCATCACCTGGTAGCCGGACATCGAGGTGTAGTTGCCGGCAAAGATATACTCCGGATGATAAAGCTTGCGCTGGCGCAGGTCACTCTCAAAGTAGAACAGCCGCAGGTCGGGAACGATCTCATTATCGGTCGTTTTTTCCGTCCCCGCCAACATTCCGATGTCATCAATCCCTTCATTCAGGAATTCGGAGATGACCGAGTGAACCGCATTTTCAAAGTCGGGCACGAGGCAGTCGTAGCCAGCAGCCAGACTGTCATAATCGACGAAAACAATGTTAGGAGTCACCAGCCGCAGCTTCTTGACCTGGGAGTCACTGAATTTCCCGATCGCGATCACGCCGGTAACGTCCTGAGGGATATCCTCCATGTTGTTTTGGTAGATTGGCACCGTCTGCAGGCCCTTTTGTTGGGCGGAACGCTCGATCTCCATTCGAATGGCCATGTAATAGAGATCATCGAGTTCCTGAGTCAGCGAATACCACTGAACAACCGCAATTTTCTGCACCCGGTTGTTTTGGGAACGCTTGTGCTTCGTGTAGTTAAAGCGTTCCGCGGTATCCAAGACCCGCTGCCGCGTCTTCTCGTTGACGGAAAGGGTCGCGTCGTTATTAAGAATTCGCGAAACGGTTGCAATCGAAACACCCGCTTTATTCGCAATGTCGCGCAACGTTACTGCCATTCCTAATTCAACCCTTTCCGTTTTAAGTACAAACT comes from Limosilactobacillus sp. and encodes:
- a CDS encoding LacI family DNA-binding transcriptional regulator; the encoded protein is MGSGKAVKRATISQVAKTAGVSQTTVSRYLNGKYSKMSDKTKAKIAQTIKELNYVPTASARQLRQSNSYVVGLLVGDVSNTFSCLLAKGIDDVLKPAGYDIVMMNTNNMLDVEQRSLQRLFELRADGIIVQPDSINYDSFAECRRRDVPLVLVDREVKDQPDDIGKVTSANQDACYQLGRVFKQRGYQNILAVSAHFAQASGQIPRIAGLKMAAEDFGLLYYDLETQGHSSEWLHRELLKAIRGLRGRTAVISLMGPVLFSILDIFHSAGIRFPEDVGLVSFDDWDWSKYVQGGIFLLKQDVELMGRLAAKKLLHQIQGKTTQSDLTVLPVEFIDKPSL
- a CDS encoding glucose 1-dehydrogenase, with the translated sequence MGDVVMFSLNSFSLKGKNAIITGGATGLGEYYTKAMLTVGANVMVVSRTEKGWDQIRKFADQHDGKASFLSQDVTADGAADKIVAAALEQLGSIDILVNNAGMQLRNNWRDFQDADWRKVINLNLNAVYYLSHAVAKEMAKQHSGKIINIGSMQSYRAGKFIFPYTASKHGIVGLTKAYADALAPENIQVNAIAPGYINTPMTKALQEDPVRSKEILEHIPAGHWADPSELMGVAVFLASDAANYITGVTIPVDGGYLLR
- a CDS encoding gluconate:H+ symporter; the encoded protein is MPLLIVLIGVIFLIFLIVKLKLNTFVSLVVTSFLIALLLKVPIAKIPTAIEAGIGSQLGHLAIIFGFGSMLGALVSDAGGGYRIATTLIQKFGRRWIQLAVILASFIIGLALFFEVGLVVVLPIIFIIARELDMPLLYLGIPMAATLNVAHAFLPPHPAPTAVAGMLDANLGHVLLLGIIAAIPTIIIAGPVFNWVLQKVYPRVYRKDVDISVLGEYKEFKLEDTPGFGISVLTAMMPVILIAVATICSFVLPKSNPVNEFIQFVGAPDAAMLISLIFSMFTMGVHRNKTIKEINNSLTTSVKNIAPMLLIIGGGGAFKQVLVAGGVSTYVSTLFAHTNMSPILAAWLITAVLRVALGSSTVASMTAAGLIAPMAQQFGSQSAMAALMVLAIGAGSVFCDHVNDAGFWMIKEYFGLSLKETLLSWSTLTSVLALAGLASVYAMSLFLA
- a CDS encoding gluconokinase, with product MNYLIGVDVGTTSTKAVLYDEQATVLGQAKQGYPLYRDPLGMAEQNPDQLVAAVEKVIHDVAAQADLTNGKLLAVSFSSANQSVILLDEHHQPLTRALTWADTRAKTIAANLRRSPEGKQIYVKTGTPIHPMSPLTKLMWLQKAKPAIWAQTKYVADIKSYLFYQLFGVFKVDVSIASCTGMLNINTGSWDEQALALAKVSAEELPEIVSGTAQEIGLTAQAQEAMGIPRDTPFVYGAFDGALSNLGVGATRKNTVAITIGTSAAVRVATDQPVIDPQQRLFCYAIDNGLWLVGGPLNNGGAVFQWAVEHFVDASAVKNEGIDPYTLANQVIADVPAGAHGLIFNPYLGGERAPLWDANARGSFCGLNNLHTRTDMLRAVMEGINMNIHSVYKAVTNLVGEPKSVTATGGFAKSKVWKQMLANILNCQVEIPDAFESGCLGAITMAMKSLGMIDSLDAVQKFIGKEEVYKPQAAAVSVYQKYQPVFEQIADLMSPAYAKIADLQQMTEDK
- a CDS encoding LacI family DNA-binding transcriptional regulator, with protein sequence MAVTLRDIANKAGVSIATVSRILNNDATLSVNEKTRQRVLDTAERFNYTKHKRSQNNRVQKIAVVQWYSLTQELDDLYYMAIRMEIERSAQQKGLQTVPIYQNNMEDIPQDVTGVIAIGKFSDSQVKKLRLVTPNIVFVDYDSLAAGYDCLVPDFENAVHSVISEFLNEGIDDIGMLAGTEKTTDNEIVPDLRLFYFESDLRQRKLYHPEYIFAGNYTSMSGYQVMKEAIAKLGDRLPHGIFIANDPMAVGALKAVQEAKIEIPDRLALISFNDTALVKYVYPSMSAVHVATDEMAHAAVDMMIKRLQNPDNDPCKTVVGTHLIKRQTTK